One segment of Streptomyces sp. NBC_00576 DNA contains the following:
- a CDS encoding phosphopantetheine-binding protein, with protein MLTTQVTYDELAALMKRGAGVTVDPRELERASDTPFGTLGLDSLGLLGIVGELENQYGRSLPPDSERCRTPQEFLDLINNTLKAGA; from the coding sequence ATGCTCACCACCCAAGTGACCTACGACGAACTGGCCGCCCTCATGAAGAGGGGCGCCGGAGTCACCGTCGACCCCCGGGAACTGGAGCGGGCCTCGGACACCCCCTTCGGGACCCTCGGCCTCGACTCGCTCGGCCTGCTCGGCATCGTCGGCGAGCTGGAGAACCAGTACGGCCGCTCGCTGCCCCCCGACTCGGAGCGCTGCAGGACGCCCCAGGAGTTCCTCGACCTCATCAACAACACCCTCAAGGCTGGAGCCTGA
- a CDS encoding beta-ketoacyl-[acyl-carrier-protein] synthase family protein: MTRRVAVTGIGVVAPGGTGATAFWDLLAGGRTATRGITLFDPAGLRSRIAAECDFDPFAHGLDPDVSQYADRYIQFAMVAAAEAVGDSGLDTGTQDPWRVAVSLGSAVGGTTRLEHDYVKVSEGGQRWDVDHRGADPQLHRAFSPSTLASVVAEQFGAQGPVQTVSTGCTSGIDAVGYAFHTIEEGRADICIAGAADSPISPITMACFDAIKATSDNNDDPEHASKPFDARRNGFVMGEGAAVLVLEEYEHARARGAHIYCEIGGYATYGNAYHMTGLTCEGLEMARAIDSTLDQARLDPTLIDYVNAHGSGTKQNDRHETAAVKRSLGPHAYDTPMSSIKSMVGHSLGAIGAIEIVACVLALKHQVVPPTANYETPDPECDLDYVPRTARQRELRNVLSVGSGFGGFQSAVLLTGPGGRIR, from the coding sequence GTGACCCGGCGGGTGGCTGTCACCGGTATCGGTGTGGTCGCTCCCGGCGGGACCGGCGCCACGGCGTTCTGGGACCTCCTCGCCGGCGGCCGTACCGCGACCCGGGGCATCACGCTGTTCGATCCGGCGGGCCTGCGTTCGCGCATCGCCGCCGAATGCGACTTCGACCCGTTCGCGCACGGCCTGGACCCGGACGTGAGCCAATACGCCGACCGCTACATCCAGTTCGCCATGGTCGCCGCCGCCGAAGCCGTCGGCGACTCCGGCCTCGACACCGGCACACAGGACCCCTGGCGCGTCGCGGTCTCCCTGGGCAGCGCCGTCGGCGGCACCACCCGCCTCGAACACGACTACGTCAAGGTCAGCGAGGGCGGGCAGCGGTGGGACGTGGACCACCGCGGCGCCGACCCGCAACTTCACCGGGCGTTCTCGCCGAGCACCCTCGCCTCGGTCGTCGCCGAGCAGTTCGGCGCGCAGGGCCCGGTGCAGACCGTCTCCACCGGCTGCACCTCCGGAATCGACGCGGTCGGCTACGCCTTCCACACCATCGAGGAGGGCCGCGCCGACATCTGCATCGCCGGGGCGGCGGACTCGCCGATATCGCCGATCACCATGGCCTGCTTCGACGCCATCAAGGCGACGTCGGACAACAACGACGACCCCGAACACGCCTCCAAGCCCTTCGACGCCCGCCGCAACGGCTTCGTGATGGGCGAGGGCGCGGCGGTGCTCGTCTTGGAGGAGTACGAGCACGCCCGGGCGCGCGGCGCACACATCTACTGCGAGATCGGCGGCTACGCCACCTACGGCAACGCCTACCACATGACCGGTCTGACCTGCGAGGGGCTGGAGATGGCCCGGGCGATCGACTCCACGCTCGACCAGGCCCGCCTCGATCCCACGCTGATCGACTACGTCAACGCGCACGGCTCGGGCACCAAACAGAACGACCGGCACGAGACGGCCGCCGTGAAGCGGTCCCTGGGCCCCCACGCCTACGACACACCCATGAGCTCCATCAAATCCATGGTGGGGCACTCGCTCGGCGCGATCGGCGCGATCGAGATCGTCGCGTGCGTCCTGGCCCTGAAGCACCAGGTCGTGCCGCCGACGGCGAACTACGAGACACCCGACCCCGAGTGCGACCTGGACTACGTGCCGCGCACCGCGCGCCAGCGGGAGCTCAGGAACGTGCTCTCCGTCGGCAGCGGATTCGGCGGCTTCCAGTCGGCCGTACTGCTGACCGGGCCGGGAGGGAGGATCCGATGA
- a CDS encoding ketosynthase chain-length factor: MKTRQTQPRQRTGRTPRAAITGIGVIAPNGLRADSYWKAVGEGLVVLDGITREGCGHLPLRVAGEVRGFDAAGLIEERFLVQTDRFSHFAMAAAALALDDAGIARGEPAEPYDIGVVTAAGSGGGEFGQRELQKLWGQGSRYVGPYQSIAWFYAASTGQISIRGGFKGPCGVVASDEAGGLDAVAHAARAVRRGTGAVVVGGAEAPLAPYSMVCQLGYAELSTVEDPARAYRPFTAGACGFVPAEGGAMLVVEDENRARERGAAVRATLAGHAATFTGASRWERSREGLAHAIRGALDEAGCAPEEIDVVFADALGVPEADRAEALAITDALGEHGAKVPVTAPKTGIGRAYCGAPVLDIAAAVLAMEHRLIPPTPNVFDICHDLDLVMSRARPAEPRTALVLSRGLMGSNAALVVRRGDDSAR, from the coding sequence ATGAAGACTCGGCAAACGCAGCCCAGACAGCGCACTGGGCGCACACCGCGCGCGGCCATCACCGGGATCGGTGTGATCGCGCCCAACGGCCTGCGGGCCGACTCCTACTGGAAGGCCGTCGGCGAAGGCCTCGTCGTCCTGGACGGGATCACCCGTGAGGGCTGCGGACACCTGCCGCTCCGCGTCGCGGGCGAGGTCCGGGGCTTCGACGCCGCGGGCCTCATCGAGGAGCGTTTCCTCGTCCAGACCGACCGGTTCAGCCACTTCGCCATGGCCGCCGCCGCACTCGCCCTCGACGACGCCGGAATCGCCCGGGGCGAGCCCGCCGAACCGTACGACATCGGTGTGGTCACCGCTGCCGGGTCCGGCGGCGGTGAGTTCGGGCAGCGCGAGCTCCAGAAGCTGTGGGGCCAGGGATCGCGGTACGTCGGCCCGTACCAGTCCATCGCCTGGTTCTACGCCGCCAGCACCGGCCAGATCTCCATCCGCGGCGGCTTCAAGGGCCCGTGCGGGGTGGTCGCCAGCGACGAGGCCGGCGGTCTGGACGCCGTCGCCCACGCCGCCCGGGCGGTCCGGCGCGGAACCGGCGCGGTCGTCGTCGGCGGCGCGGAGGCACCCCTCGCCCCGTACTCGATGGTCTGCCAGCTCGGATACGCCGAACTCAGCACCGTCGAGGACCCGGCCCGCGCCTACCGCCCCTTCACTGCGGGAGCCTGCGGTTTCGTGCCCGCCGAGGGCGGCGCCATGCTCGTCGTCGAGGACGAGAACCGCGCCCGTGAGCGGGGGGCGGCCGTCCGGGCCACCCTCGCCGGCCACGCTGCCACCTTCACCGGCGCCTCCCGCTGGGAGCGGTCCCGTGAGGGGCTCGCCCACGCGATCAGGGGCGCCCTCGACGAGGCCGGATGCGCCCCGGAGGAGATCGACGTCGTGTTCGCGGACGCCCTGGGAGTGCCGGAGGCGGACCGCGCGGAAGCGCTGGCCATCACCGACGCCCTCGGGGAACACGGCGCCAAGGTCCCCGTCACGGCGCCCAAGACCGGCATCGGGCGCGCCTACTGCGGGGCGCCCGTGCTGGACATCGCCGCCGCGGTGCTCGCCATGGAGCACCGCCTGATCCCACCCACCCCCAACGTGTTCGACATCTGCCACGACCTCGACCTGGTGATGTCCCGCGCTCGCCCCGCCGAGCCGCGCACGGCCCTGGTCCTCAGCCGGGGACTGATGGGCTCCAACGCGGCGCTGGTAGTGCGCCGCGGAGACGACTCCGCCCGATGA
- a CDS encoding FAD-dependent oxidoreductase, giving the protein MNRAEEADGEVGHHTPVLIVGGSLVGLSTSLFLGRLGVPHTLVERHSGTSIHPRGRGNNVRTMELFRVAGVERRIEEAASVLADNHGILQTPSLVGDVGEWLFKEIDPGGGLARFSPSGWCLCSQNDLEPVLLESARALGGDLRFSTELMSFEQVPEGVTAQVKSRDTGEHTTIRADYLVAADGPRSPVREQLGIGQNGPGDLFHNVSITFTSHGLADVVGDRRFIVCYLTSPDADGALLPVDNREHWVFHAPWHPEHGETLEEFTDERCREHIRRAIGVPDLDVEITGRAPWHAAERVAERYADRRVFLAGDSAHEMSPTGAFGSNTGIQDAHNLAWKLAAVVGGWAGPGLLASYDLERRPVAEATSARASARSVEHSHPGYTPAPGAGGPGGRKGGILNVALGYRYPRGAVLGADPAVPVVPEGVRLTGEPGSRAPHLWLNRAGTRISTLDLYETSLVLLSSAGAAGGWHDAATDVARELSVPLASYRIGSGPDVELSSASEVEWAQAHGVTTDGAVLVRPDGFVAWRSEGPSADPGAVLREALTALLDRG; this is encoded by the coding sequence ATGAACCGCGCTGAAGAGGCCGACGGCGAAGTCGGTCACCACACGCCCGTCCTGATCGTCGGCGGCTCCCTGGTGGGCCTGTCCACCTCCCTGTTCCTCGGTCGCCTGGGGGTGCCGCACACCCTCGTGGAGCGCCACTCAGGTACCTCGATCCATCCACGCGGGCGCGGGAACAACGTGCGCACCATGGAGTTGTTCCGGGTGGCCGGAGTGGAGCGGCGCATCGAGGAGGCGGCGTCGGTCCTGGCGGACAACCACGGCATCCTGCAGACGCCGAGCCTGGTGGGTGACGTGGGCGAGTGGCTGTTCAAGGAGATCGACCCCGGCGGCGGGCTCGCCCGGTTCAGCCCCAGCGGCTGGTGCCTGTGCAGCCAGAACGATCTGGAACCGGTCCTGCTGGAGAGCGCGCGGGCGCTGGGCGGGGATCTGCGGTTCTCGACCGAGCTGATGTCGTTCGAGCAGGTCCCCGAGGGGGTGACCGCGCAGGTCAAGAGCCGGGACACGGGCGAGCACACCACCATCCGGGCGGACTACCTCGTCGCGGCCGACGGCCCGCGAAGCCCCGTCCGCGAGCAGCTCGGCATCGGGCAGAACGGCCCCGGCGACCTGTTCCACAACGTCAGCATCACCTTCACCTCCCACGGCCTGGCGGACGTGGTCGGCGACCGGCGCTTCATCGTCTGCTACCTGACCAGCCCGGACGCCGACGGGGCTCTGCTGCCGGTGGACAACCGGGAGCACTGGGTGTTCCACGCGCCCTGGCACCCCGAACACGGCGAGACGCTGGAGGAGTTCACCGACGAGCGGTGCCGGGAACACATCCGGCGGGCGATCGGCGTACCGGACCTGGATGTGGAGATCACCGGCAGGGCCCCTTGGCACGCCGCCGAGAGGGTCGCCGAACGGTACGCGGACCGCCGGGTGTTCCTCGCCGGCGACTCGGCCCACGAGATGTCCCCCACCGGGGCGTTCGGCTCCAACACCGGTATCCAGGACGCCCACAACCTCGCCTGGAAGCTGGCCGCGGTGGTGGGCGGCTGGGCGGGTCCCGGGCTGCTGGCGTCGTACGACTTGGAGCGCCGGCCGGTCGCCGAGGCGACGAGCGCCCGGGCCTCCGCGCGGTCGGTCGAGCACAGCCACCCGGGGTACACGCCCGCTCCCGGGGCCGGCGGCCCCGGCGGCAGGAAGGGCGGAATCCTCAACGTGGCCCTCGGCTACCGCTATCCGCGGGGCGCGGTCCTGGGCGCTGATCCGGCGGTGCCGGTCGTGCCCGAGGGCGTGCGGCTGACGGGTGAGCCCGGGAGCCGGGCTCCGCACCTGTGGCTGAACCGCGCCGGTACCCGGATCTCCACTCTCGACCTGTACGAGACCTCGCTGGTGCTCCTCAGCTCGGCGGGCGCCGCCGGCGGCTGGCACGACGCGGCGACGGACGTCGCGCGAGAGCTGTCGGTGCCGCTCGCCTCGTACCGGATCGGCAGCGGGCCGGACGTCGAACTGTCGTCCGCGAGCGAGGTGGAGTGGGCGCAGGCCCACGGCGTCACCACGGACGGCGCGGTGCTGGTCCGCCCCGACGGGTTCGTCGCCTGGCGCTCCGAAGGGCCGTCGGCGGATCCGGGGGCGGTGTTGCGGGAGGCCCTTACGGCGCTGCTGGACCGGGGCTGA
- a CDS encoding SchA/CurD-like domain-containing protein, with protein MTISGRISQSAFDGSRLRVILLLDLYEGAQQQFLDAYEHMRNQVASVPGHLSDQLCQSIENPSQWLITSEWESAPPFLAWVNSEEHVETVRPMHSCVRDTRSMRYSILRETTPNAPLTPESAAAGMQVAARVGDGVARHALTFTVRPGSESKVAEILAGYTSPEAQVDDTTRLRRTSLFMHGNRVVRAVEVEGDLLAALRHVARQPEVRAVEEAINPYLEQDRDLSDPDSARVFFTRAALPAVHHVVSGEKAPAGLRRHALYYPAKEGRGMELARLLAHQDEAAADDPHSPVFGSTVFQRDDIVVRLVDLTGELDTDPMSSLGLKGPGKAAELERLLDGAAIGVEGSLEADRNINRLLSHADMMPVTDRSSARS; from the coding sequence ATGACCATCTCGGGACGCATATCGCAGTCGGCGTTCGACGGTTCCAGGCTGCGGGTGATCCTGCTGCTCGACCTGTACGAAGGAGCCCAGCAGCAGTTCCTGGACGCGTACGAACACATGCGCAACCAGGTCGCATCCGTCCCCGGTCACCTCAGTGACCAGCTCTGCCAGTCGATCGAGAACCCCTCGCAGTGGCTCATCACCAGCGAGTGGGAGAGCGCTCCGCCCTTCCTCGCCTGGGTGAACAGCGAGGAGCACGTCGAGACCGTCCGGCCGATGCACTCCTGCGTCCGGGACACCCGGTCGATGCGCTACAGCATCCTCCGGGAGACGACCCCCAACGCGCCGCTCACCCCCGAGTCGGCGGCAGCGGGCATGCAGGTGGCGGCCCGCGTGGGCGACGGTGTCGCACGCCACGCCCTCACCTTCACCGTCAGGCCGGGCTCCGAGTCGAAGGTCGCCGAGATCCTGGCCGGCTACACCTCACCCGAGGCCCAGGTCGACGACACCACCCGGCTGCGCCGCACCTCTCTCTTCATGCACGGCAACAGGGTCGTACGGGCCGTGGAGGTCGAGGGCGACCTCCTCGCGGCACTGCGCCACGTCGCCCGCCAGCCCGAGGTGCGGGCGGTCGAGGAGGCCATCAACCCGTACCTGGAACAGGACCGGGACCTCAGCGACCCCGACTCGGCACGGGTCTTCTTCACCCGGGCCGCGCTCCCGGCCGTCCACCACGTGGTCTCCGGCGAGAAGGCACCCGCCGGACTGCGGCGGCACGCGCTGTACTACCCGGCGAAGGAAGGCCGCGGGATGGAGCTGGCCCGGCTGCTCGCCCACCAGGACGAGGCCGCAGCGGACGACCCGCACAGCCCGGTGTTCGGCAGCACCGTCTTCCAGCGCGATGACATCGTTGTCCGTCTCGTCGACCTCACCGGCGAGCTCGACACCGACCCGATGTCCTCCCTCGGTCTCAAGGGGCCTGGGAAAGCAGCGGAGTTGGAGCGTCTCCTCGACGGCGCGGCGATCGGTGTCGAGGGCTCCCTGGAGGCGGACCGCAACATCAACCGCCTCCTGTCGCACGCCGACATGATGCCCGTCACCGACCGCAGCTCGGCGCGTTCCTGA
- a CDS encoding cupin domain-containing protein produces the protein MNKQHPCIVDLSETEPNRRRGGDLRAMLTPATVGSTSGFMGLAIVQPGERIGEHYHPYSEEFVYVVAGALEVDLDGETHALRPDQGLLIPIDVRHRFRNVGDVEARMVFHLGPLAPRPSLGHVDTEVTETAVPGTEFAVGGPDGLAPDHGQPSERSEAIR, from the coding sequence ATGAACAAGCAGCACCCATGCATCGTGGATCTGAGCGAGACAGAACCCAACCGCAGACGCGGCGGCGATCTGCGGGCCATGCTCACGCCCGCCACGGTGGGTTCCACCAGCGGCTTCATGGGTCTGGCGATCGTCCAGCCCGGCGAGCGCATCGGCGAGCACTACCACCCGTACTCCGAGGAGTTCGTGTACGTCGTCGCCGGAGCCCTCGAAGTGGACCTGGACGGCGAGACGCACGCCCTCAGGCCCGACCAGGGGCTCCTGATCCCGATCGACGTACGCCACCGCTTCCGCAACGTCGGTGACGTGGAAGCCCGCATGGTCTTCCACCTGGGTCCGCTCGCCCCGCGCCCCAGCCTCGGTCACGTCGACACGGAGGTCACCGAAACCGCCGTACCCGGCACGGAGTTCGCCGTCGGCGGGCCGGACGGGCTCGCTCCGGACCACGGACAGCCGTCCGAGCGAAGCGAGGCCATACGGTGA